The Pseudopipra pipra isolate bDixPip1 chromosome 4, bDixPip1.hap1, whole genome shotgun sequence DNA segment TGGGCCATTACATTAAATTAACTGTATACTTGAACAACTGCAGCAAATATTTGGGTgtactttttctgtttctcatttatTAATGTAAAGGGGGGGAATGTAAATCTGATCTGCTGAAAATTAAATTGGCTGAAAATAGTTTAAACAAGAAAAGGTAACTTATACTTGTTTTAGGTCATAAACATGTCCGAAGAACTTGCTGTTTTGGAGAGCTGTCTGAAAGAGGCTGAGGCTGCGTCTGACAGTGGTATTGAAGAAGTTGAAATTGCAGAGGCTTCCCAAGCTAGCACAGAAACAGCTATTCACTCTCTCATTGAAACCCTGAGAAACAAGGAGTTTGTGTCAGCTGTAGCACAGGTCAAGGCTTTCAGGTAAGTGCTTAAGGATTGCTTTCAGTTGTTTCTTAGTGGacctttttaaattaaaaacagggaTAGGCACTATTCCAGGTTTTTCTCAGCTCTTGCTGGATGTCCTTTTTGAAAAGGACAAGGACTGTTGTTTCATTAAAGCtcttgcaatttaaaaaaaaaagcaatactACTAGTACTTGTTCTTTAGAAATGATACAGTTAATTATCAGGACTCTAtggaagaaacatttttcttgcattttccgATGTCTTCTGTTCAAGTGTCTGTTTAAAGAATAtgtaaacatttaatttttttaatgtttaaatcCATATTGTGTGTTTACAGATCTATTTGGCCCCACGACATCTTTGGCAGTTCTGAAGATGACCCAGTTCAAACACTGCTGCACATATATTTCCGTCACCAGACACTTGGCCAGACCGGCAGCTTCGCAGTTGTAGGCTCCAACCAAGACATGTCTGAGGCCAGCTCAAAGCTGATGGAACTTAATCTAGAAATTCGAGAGTCTCTACGCATGGTGCAATCCTATCAGCTTCTAGGGAAGATCAGACCAGGAATAAATCTTGTGAGCACTGGATTCTGAACAGCTGTCATTTAGAAAAGAACTGATGATGATGACACTTCAGACTATTATTGAGCACCTTTcatgaaaaacataaaaacaagCTTCCAGCAATCCTGACAACCAACACAATTTTATCACAGCAAGAAACTGTTTCATCAGaagtaaaaatctgaaaattgaAGTGAACATCCTACTTGACTGCTCTTTCTACACAGCAGCCTGTGTGGCagtagtatttttttattaaatttatctATAAAAACTACATGAAAGGAAAAGGGCTTAAATGTAATGCATACATATGCATTATTTTCTGTTGTAACAGAACTCTAACTGATATTTGCAGTAACAGCCTCTACGGGTTGAATCAGTATCGCAGGTGGGATGATGCTAAAATCAAGGCTGGTTTATTTTGGCTGAAGACCTGCAAGGCTTCCTGGCTTTTCCAGCAGTAGTAGATATAATCATCAACTAATACCTAACGAGACACTTTGCAATGTCATGAAGAATGTGCAGTCCAACATGAGTAGAATGACTTACGACTGCAAAAACCATTGACTTCtcagtgttttatttgcttttgttgtcTGTAATAAGGAAATTATGTGTGTGAGTTAGAATGTATGGCTATGTGACAGTTTGTTTTTTGAAGGTATGGATGATTGTTAAATAAGGTCTCAGAGCATGCTTAAAAGAGCTGCAAGAttatttttgaagaaattttattttattagatcTAATCCTCATAGTGTGTAAATGTTAGGacatttaataatattttcaaCTGGGATTTCCCAGTGtttctaaaagaaataatatatcTGTTAACTTTATTGGAATGCTGCTCAGTTCTCTGACCAGTGCTTATGTTACAAATATTGATAACAACTAACCAAAAAGTAGCTGCCTGCAGAGACtttaaaatgtatattaaaGATATATGCTGCCCATCAGCAATTCTCATTAGAAGTTAACTTATTTTATTCTGTATATATTCTAGAAACTGTATAGTGCAAAACCAGtatttttcttgtaaatttGTGCAATGCACTGTTAAAACAGTAGGTGTATAAAGCTATGAGGGGAAGGGGGGTTCCCTCGTGGTAGTCACATACAGTACTTGCAGTCTGAGTAGTCTGCAGGGTTTGAAGAGTTTGAATGCACGTATATGCGTCTTCATGGCTCAACTGCAGCCTAAGGAATTGGGactatatggaaaaaaataaattactgacTACCAAAACATGCAAACAGGCAATATATTCATAGTTCAGTGTCAAAGTCTGTAGCATAAAACAAACTGGATTCTGTTGAAACCAATAgcattttgtagaaaaaaaaaaaaaaagaaaaaaaaaacagaaaaaaagaatgtagTCCCACTATTCCTGTGATTTGAAAGGAACACCcagtatttttatatacatcTCTTAcccactgtgattttttttaaatgggctCTAATTCCAGAGTTTAGAATGTAGAATTGAAATTCTTAGCTCTGCCTTTTTGAGGGAATTAGACCCCACTAGAAATGTAATTATGCTGAAATGCATTAATTGAAGGCACTGTGCACACTGTTGGACTGCTGACAGTAGTTATGTTATCCTAACAAGTTCTGTAACTGGTCAAGGCACATCCAtattcactgtattttttttccctgtccctgataaaattgaattattttgatGGTTTTGTGGTACTGTAGATGGTGttcttaattatttaattagTATTTACCAGGGATAAGTAGTTTTATTTAGGGGCACATTACACTTTTATTTACATCATCTTTTACCAgctttttttgtaaaaataaaagacattgTATCTGtcattttgtgtatttttacaAGCTAGAGTTTAAATACTTTAGCCAAGCAGACCAAACACTGACAACAGAAACCTGGGTGCCCTGAagtcatgtttttttccttttatgtccTGTCATTGCAGCAGCATTTTCCTAGGCATCTTCTGAAACTGTTAATGGATTTCTCATGAAACTCAAACCTGAATTCATATGTCATTCCTTATGCTTTACATCTTCCTCCATTTATAATGGCTAGTGGAACCTGCCCTATGGAGCAGAAGCACACCAGCTGACTGTGTTATATTGCTTTAACTTTGTGAagcttttcaaaaattattcCTCAACTACTGCATAAACTGCCACCCTGCATTACCTGATGCCAGGTATGTTCCAAATCTGAAGCTATGGTAAAGCtgtctagaaaaaaaacaaaacatcagaCAGCTCCAGTAAGATGCAGCAAATATAGCACTGACTGAGCTAACATGTGCAAAAGAATTCCATCATGAAAAAGCCGTACAGGGCAAGTTCAAGATATCTTTGAAGAACTGGCAACACGAAGGCTGTTTCTTTCCACTTTGCATAATCACATAGGTCAGGAgttgctttcctttttcttgctgAGTCTGGGAACCAGTGCCCATGACACACAGTGTGTGCTGTCAAGGACATGACAGGGCAGTAAAACTGAAAAGGAACTAGAGAAATACAGAACTGTACTTTAGCATCTAGCAGTAAAAGCATTGAATATATTTATGTACGAGGGATGACATGTAGAGCTACTATGGAACTGAGGAATGCTACAGGATAAAGGAAAGCTTGTTTAATATGGCTGCCCACTGCCCTCTACTCCTCCAAGTCACAAAACTTTGCAATAGCTAATGAAAGCAGGGGTGGCTCTTTGCTGCTACCTGCCCTGGGAGCCTTCATCAACTGCTTGCTTGGACAAGTTGCTGCTGAAGCACCAAGTTCACATCAGCTAGGCCTGTTTTACATCTTATCAAGCAGAACCAACTGCTGCTCTGCTTAGTGGGGATGACAACCCTGAAGTTGTACTAAGTTTCACTTTAAGCTATTACTGATAATAATCACGTAAGAGTCACCATTTTCACAGCAAGTAAACCTCAGAGCAACGCTTGTGAGAATACATGTAAAAGTAGGAAGCACTTGACTGCTCATATTGCCATTAATTGCCATATGATTTGATACTGACATGGCACAGAGCTTCAGTTCTCAGGCTCATTATCAATGTGCACAAATTCATCACCATCAGGAACAGACCATTAGAATGGGGAAGGCAAATAGGAAAATGTATTGAAGAACACCCTTAGAGGGGAATATGCTCAGAAGTTAGAAGACATCCTAGATCATAGCTGCAACTGCAAGCTGAGGCAGTGTGGCTGGATGGCTTGCAGAGAGGGCCCCAACTGATTCCTCCTCAAGCTGGAGACTTGCCACTGCTCATTACAGTACCTACAGGTGAGTACAAGGCACACACACCCACAGAAGACTGCCCAGCTGCAGGTGTACTTTTCAAGTTGATCAGAGCAAGGATGAAACTTGCTGTGAAAGCCTGAGTGAGCTGGTAAAGCAAGGGATATTTACTTTCACTGTCATACAGGGAAAAACACTTCAGGTAGAAGtatgaaataaaacagtattCTGCTCTGGAGGGGATAGGTCTGCTCGTTCCCAGAATGCCTCATGCTGCTATAATAATGAACGCAgcaagaataaataaaattacttggCAATAAATTGGCACTGAAGCATTAAGCCTTAGTCACTGCAGCAGGTTCAAGGGGTATATTGAAATAAAGCAGGAATTTACAGCAAGATGAGTTAAGCCTACAGAATTAACACTGCCCCTCAAAACAGACATGTTTGTACAAGGGATATTGTTTGCCTATCCAGCCATATACTAGCTTCCACTTGGAGATGCAAAACCACCTGGCCCTGAAGCTGCTGTACAGCATGGGCTCAGAATAGTTCTCCCTTTAGTCTTTAAAATAGTGGTCTCAAGTAAGCTAGGTACAGATGTAGACAAATTTGTGATAACCAAGATAAATCACTCTTTTCAAAGAGAAGCTACCTCTAGAGTCCTGCAAAAGGCTTTGTGCATTAtggtgttttatttcaaaattagtGTTCAGTAGCATTCTCAGAAAAGTATGTTTTCCTCTAAGTTTACCCAACTCCTTAGCTAAAGGGTAGACTGGGGGTGGCAGTGTAGGTTGTAGTAGCTTTTGAATCTGCTCAGATAGTGATGCTGTAGTTAGTCCCAGTCAGTTTGTAACACTGCTGAAGTATGACGTCCCTACAGAGGGCATCACCACTGAAAACACCAACGGCCCACAGAGAGCATTATCTGGGAGTAAACAGTGCTGGTTCTGTCATTACTACCAAACACCAGGAGTACAATTCCTATTTGCAAACCCAACCCCAGAAGGGTGTGGGAGTTTGATCCTTGCCTGCCCTAATGGCAGGCATCTAAACCATAACTAGATCAAACTCCTCAAGTGTAATTTGGTAAGTGCACAGCTCTAGTCCTTTATCTACGAGTTGAAGAAGAAGCCAGGCAGAAGTGTCACTTCTCTTGATAAGCTTGCACAAGAAAGATGAGCAACACATTTACTAAGCGACTATAATATCAGTGACTCTGTTCCTCAGCATTTTGTGAAAACTATCCCTGAAAAGCTTTCTTTGGTTTTAGTCTACAGACAAGAACACCAGCTTAGCTAAATGCAGACCAGCTGTACCAGTAAGAGTGACCTAGTTCTTACATAGCTTTTCTCAATCATTTTCTAGTGATGAAAAACAGGTGCAGGATACTTTCTACATGGACTAGAGGTGGGTACAGTAAGTGAATACTATTATGTGTTTAGTTCATGAATGATGGTCTACTAACTACTGTAGATGTTGATTTGATGTTAACTTCAAGTGTTTGACTAGTTCAAGAGTAGGAGCAGTAACAGAAACCATATCCACCTGAAATGCTACAAGGTCCTGAGCCAGGTGCTTCCAAAACCATCACTGATTTACAAAACACTTGTGGGCTCTTCCCCTGTGCAAGTTACAGAATTTGCAATATGCACCCTCTGCTGAGCACAAACCCACCTGATCATTTGAGTATGCTTTGcagtacttttattttcatgctttcCTAGCTACACCTCACTAAGTGTCTTCAACAataccaacaacaaaaaaagtctgCTCTACTTGCAGTTTTCTAGAAGAGCcctaaacaaaaccaaaaaaaacccctgtccCACTCAGATGATGTATTTGAAACTGAATGTGCTATCACAGGAGAGGCGTTTCCCTTTGCATCTGCCACAGAGGTCCTGGCGGTGGGGCCTCTTGGGATCCACGTGGCGCATCTTCACGGGGCAGGTGCACCGCGTCTGCTTGCAGCTCTGAGGGAGAAGGCGGCGGTCGGGGAGGGTGGCCAGACCCAGGGGCCGCCCGGCCCGCGGCAGGGAGAGCGTCCCTTACCTGGCAGGTGATATCCTCCACACGGTACGGGTTGTAGGACTTCTGGCAGGTCCGGCAGAACTGCCGAAAATAGACCTGGGGGGAGGCCGGAGTCAGCAGGGGGGCGGCGGTGAGGGGGCCGCGCGGGGACGATCCGAGCCCTACCTTGTTGGTGCCCTGGACGCACCAGACGTAGGCGCTCTCCCAGCGGATGTTGCAGGCCTTGCAGTGGTAGTACCCGTACTTCTGCTCCAGAAACTGCCGGGGACAACTGTTACTCGACGGGGCGGGCACCTCCCGGgccagcccggccccgctccaCTCCCCCCCGGCCACCCCTCACCTGGAAGCGCAGGCGGGTCTTGCCCGCCGACGGCTCCCGCTTCTGAGGTGCGGCCGGCGGCTCTGCCGGCTCTGCCCGCGCTGCCTCTgccacctccacctcctcctcctggcccGTCTCCGTCGCCGCTGGCGGCTCCGGGGTGGTGGCCGGGCGCTGCTCCAGGGGCTCGGCCGGGCGCTGCCCCAGCGCCTCGGCACCACCCTCGGTGGGCTTCTCCCAGCTTGCCCGCACGGCGGCCGCCTCCGCCTCCCGCTGTTCTCTCAGCGCGGCCGGCTCCTCCTCGacggccgccgccgccgccttgtcctgctgctgcgGCCGCTGCTCCGGCTCCGCGCTCGGCTCCTCCAGGAAGGCGGTGAGTCTGCGGGACGCCATGGGCGAGTAGACGGCGATGGTGCGGGGGAAGCGCACGGCGCGGGTGCTGGTGGTGGCGgggctgcccagctcctgctccgcctcgcggggccgcggcgcggcggggccggggcggcggcgcaTCAGCGTGCGGGGCCCGAGCGAGCACTGCACCGAGGCGTCCTGCCGGGGGTTCACCTGCACGCCCACCTCCTTGGTGTTGGCCTTGCGGAGTCGCGGCGTCAGGTTGGGGTTGACCTGGGACAGGATGGCCTTCAGCTGCGCCCGCTGGTAGTTGTCGAAGTACtcggcggccgccgccgcgtCCCCGTAACCCGAGAAGTAGCCGCTGCCCCGGGGCCGCCAGCCGCCCGCCGCTCCCCCTTTGCCCTTGGGCGGCGGGTAGCGGTAGGAGTAGGGGTGGTAAGCGGCGTACAGGTAACTCGCCATCCCCTCCTCCGCCATCGCACCGTACCCAGAGTGCCCTCCCTACAGGGGCGGCCTTAAATACCCCCGGGGCGGGGACGGGCTTCCCCCGCCCCCGACGGGCGCCAGCTTTTCTGCCCCTTCCCGTCTCCGCCTGGTGCTGGGCTTCGGGCAATCCCCCCATGCCACGCACAGCGCCCCAGGTGAACCGGGCAGCGCGGCTTTTAATTACCCCCGCGGGATTAGACAGAGGAGAACACGGATTTGGTTCGGCTTCGCCATGTATTTGTGGTGAGAACAACGAGCACAATGCTTTTACAGCAGGTGGGAGGCACAGAGATACACGCGCGAGGTGGTTTTTCCCTTCATCCATAATGGCACCGAGTTGGCTTTGCCTTTGTAAGACGCTGTCTCCTTCCTTCTACCTATTCCTGCTGCACTCAGCCGGGCAGCAGCCTCCTTACATAAAGTTTTACAGTTACTGGTCTGCATCACAATGATACTTTTTaccttccccccttcccccatTTACTTTTTGAAGAAGTAGAACTGTCATGGTAATAAACACACATCACCTTGTACaatgggagcagctggagaaacaATGGAGGCTGGGCAGCTCCTCGAGCGCAGCCCCAGCCCAGTTGCAAGCACAACACACATTCACATCCCAGGGAGTCACCTCTTTATCTCGCCTAAAGCGCTGTCTGCGTTGGCTCCATCTGAATGGAGTTGTGCTCCTCTGTGGTCACTGTGCCATATGAAGTATCGGCTACCTCTTCTTCCTTCAGTTTCTTGTAGGAAATATCTGtgtcttcctcttctccaagtGTATCTTGCTTGTAGCTGTCTCTTCCATACATCTTGTATACCAGTACAAAGAGTCCCGCTTCTGCCGACTGAAAAAGCGCATAAAGCAAGGGAAACATGTACATGCCCCCTATGAGCTCCGGGGGGAAGGTGAGTTTTAGGATGGCGGTGCAGAGCTGGACGTTTTGGCATCCTGTTTCCAAAGACACTGTTCTCCTGCAGTGTGGGGGCATTTTAAAGACCGTGGCTAAGCCATATCCCAAGGCGTACCCTGCTAGAGGCATCAGCACTGCAATGGCGTAGACAGATGCAGGAATGTGTGCCAACAGATCTGggcccagcatggtcccagtcaGGATGAACAGAATCACTAGAGTCACCAAGAGAGACCACAGGGAAATCTGGCAAAAGATACAGACATTGAACATATGGGTTATTGGTTTAAAAAGCTAAGCATAGCAGGTAGACACTTGCTAAGAGAGCCTAAACTGCGAAACATGGTTGTGCTGCCCTtcctgggtttgctcctggctCGGGATTTTGGTGGTGTTTGATCATAtcccaggaaaggaaggggCTGAGGTCACCCTCCATCATTTTGCTTTGGGATGACTTGCTGGGAATCAAGAGAGCCAGGGCGTGTGCTTCACTCTTCCTTTCACAATTAAGCTAATTTAGTTGCACATTTTCAGGAAGCATGGCCATGCCTGCAGGTTGGTCTCACTTGCCCTGGGTGCAGCGGAAGTGGGGAGAAAGCGGAATGCTGGGGAATGCTTCTGGTAGAGGGTCCAGGATGACTCCCAGGGTGCAGTGCCACGCTGCCCTCCTTTCCGTGCACTGTGATAGGGGGTAACCTGCCTTTTCTCTGGCTTTCCGTCTCTGCCCCACCGTTTTATTTCAAGACTGTAAGTCCTGGTATTTCACCTAAGTAGTTGAATATGCCTGTGTGAAGCTACTGTCGGTTTGGAGGAACCAGAAAGGTTACTGCCGTCTGACCCCCGTCCACCGGTGCCGCCCCCGGGCATCCCCCCGCAGCGCGGCCGCCCACCTCCCCCCCGGAGCCTGTGCCTACCTTGACCAGGAGGTCGGCGGCGCGGGGGTGCCGGTACCGGATGAGCACCCCCAGGCCGATGGGCAGTAGGGTGCTGCCCAGAGTCAGGCTCACTGCCCCCAGGGGCAACAGCTGCACTACGGCCGTGTTGATCCAGTGGCGGCTGTAGATCCAGAGGCAGAGGGGCATCAGGAAAAGGGCCAGCAGCGTGGAGGAGGCCGTCATGATAATGCTGCTCCGGGGGAACCAAAGAGACACGGGAtcaccgcccgcccgcccggggaGCAGTCGCCTCGGTAAGAGGGCTCTGCAGCCGGCCGGGCGCTTCTCACGGCAAGAGACCCCCCTTCCCCGCCCCGGCCAGGGCGCAGGCAGgcttttttggggagggggcaggaggCGTGTGTCAGGGTCCGCGTAAGATCTGCCCCGGGAGAAGcaggagagcagtgctgcagattCCCACCCGTGCCCGCCCGTCCGTCCGCGCATCTGTCCATCCCGCTTCCACCGGCGGCAGGTGCCCAGCCAACCCTCCTCGCGTCCCGGGGCCGCCGCAGCCCGGCcggctgggggtgaaggagagCGGGGCGCCTACCTGAGATTCATATCCCCGTCGACGAGCACCGACATGAGGTTCGACAGGTTGCCCCCGGGGCAGCAGCCGCACAGCAGCACGGCCACGGCCGCCACCTCGTCCAGGGCGAAGATGAGGGCGAGGAGGAAGGCCAGCAGCGGCATAGCCACGAATTGCCCCAGCAGCGCCAGCAACAGCCCTACGGGCCGCcgcagctgctgccccagctgccccagctccacggcgcagcccagccccagcatgGTCACGCAgagccccagccccaccagcacGCTCAGGCCCTGGCTGAGGGAGCGGTCCCCGAAGGCCTCGCCGCTCCCGGCCAGCGACCCGCCGTCGGGACCGCCGTcccccgcggccgccgggggCTGCGCGGAGCTGGCCATGGGctgcgcggccccggggagcCGGCGGCTCCCGGCCAAGCCCCAGAGCAGGGAGCGGGCGCCGGGGGGGCCGTCAGTGCGGGATGCGGGGACGGCTCGCCCCGGCGGCCGGCGGAGCCCGCATCCCGCCCCGGCTCGGTTCGGCTCTCTGGGCGCTGCCGATGCGCTGCGGCCGCGGTCCCTCGCCGCTGTCTGCTGCAGGCGCCGCCCGCTCGTCCCTGGACCCACGCGGGGCCACCCCCGGCGTGGGCGGTGTCTCGCAGCCGCCTCGACGGCAGGCACTCCCGGCCGCCagcgccgcccggccccgctggAGGGAAGCGCAGGCGGCAGAAAGGCTCACGGCCGAAAC contains these protein-coding regions:
- the ZAR1 gene encoding zygote arrest protein 1 isoform X4, with the translated sequence MAEEGMASYLYAAYHPYSYRYPPPKGKGGAAGGWRPRGSGYFSGYGDAAAAAEYFDNYQRAQLKAILSQVNPNLTPRLRKANTKEVGVQVNPRQDASVQCSLGPRTLMRRRPGPAAPRPREAEQELGSPATTSTRAVRFPRTIAVYSPMASRRLTAFLEEPSAEPEQRPQQQDKAAAAAVEEEPAALREQREAEAAAVRASWEKPTEGGAEALGQRPAEPLEQRPATTPEPPAATETGQEEEVEVAEAARAEPAEPPAAPQKREPSAGKTRLRFQFLEQKYGYYHCKACNIRWESAYVWCVQGTNKVYFRQFCRTCQKSYNPYRVEDITCQSCKQTRCTCPVKMRHVDPKRPHRQDLCGRCKGKRLSCDSTFSFKYII
- the ZAR1 gene encoding zygote arrest protein 1 isoform X2, with the translated sequence MAEEGMASYLYAAYHPYSYRYPPPKGKGGAAGGWRPRGSGYFSGYGDAAAAAEYFDNYQRAQLKAILSQVNPNLTPRLRKANTKEVGVQVNPRQDASVQCSLGPRTLMRRRPGPAAPRPREAEQELGSPATTSTRAVRFPRTIAVYSPMASRRLTAFLEEPSAEPEQRPQQQDKAAAAAVEEEPAALREQREAEAAAVRASWEKPTEGGAEALGQRPAEPLEQRPATTPEPPAATETGQEEEVEVAEAARAEPAEPPAAPQKREPSAGKTRLRFQFLEQKYGYYHCKACNIRWESAYVWCVQGTNKVGLGSSPRGPLTAAPLLTPASPQVYFRQFCRTCQKSYNPYRVEDITCQSCKQTRCTCPVKMRHVDPKRPHRQDLCGRCKGKRLSCDSTFSFKYII
- the ZAR1 gene encoding zygote arrest protein 1 isoform X3, producing the protein MAEEGMASYLYAAYHPYSYRYPPPKGKGGAAGGWRPRGSGYFSGYGDAAAAAEYFDNYQRAQLKAILSQVNPNLTPRLRKANTKEVGVQVNPRQDASVQCSLGPRTLMRRRPGPAAPRPREAEQELGSPATTSTRAVRFPRTIAVYSPMASRRLTAFLEEPSAEPEQRPQQQDKAAAAAVEEEPAALREQREAEAAAVRASWEKPTEGGAEALGQRPAEPLEQRPATTPEPPAATETGQEEEVEVAEAARAEPAEPPAAPQKREPSAGKTRLRFQFLEQKYGYYHCKACNIRWESAYVWCVQGTNKVYFRQFCRTCQKSYNPYRVEDITCQVRDALPAAGRAAPGSGHPPRPPPSPSELQADAVHLPREDAPRGSQEAPPPGPLWQMQRETPLL
- the ZAR1 gene encoding zygote arrest protein 1 isoform X1 — protein: MAEEGMASYLYAAYHPYSYRYPPPKGKGGAAGGWRPRGSGYFSGYGDAAAAAEYFDNYQRAQLKAILSQVNPNLTPRLRKANTKEVGVQVNPRQDASVQCSLGPRTLMRRRPGPAAPRPREAEQELGSPATTSTRAVRFPRTIAVYSPMASRRLTAFLEEPSAEPEQRPQQQDKAAAAAVEEEPAALREQREAEAAAVRASWEKPTEGGAEALGQRPAEPLEQRPATTPEPPAATETGQEEEVEVAEAARAEPAEPPAAPQKREPSAGKTRLRFQFLEQKYGYYHCKACNIRWESAYVWCVQGTNKVGLGSSPRGPLTAAPLLTPASPQVYFRQFCRTCQKSYNPYRVEDITCQVRDALPAAGRAAPGSGHPPRPPPSPSELQADAVHLPREDAPRGSQEAPPPGPLWQMQRETPLL
- the SLC10A4 gene encoding sodium/bile acid cotransporter 4 yields the protein MASSAQPPAAAGDGGPDGGSLAGSGEAFGDRSLSQGLSVLVGLGLCVTMLGLGCAVELGQLGQQLRRPVGLLLALLGQFVAMPLLAFLLALIFALDEVAAVAVLLCGCCPGGNLSNLMSVLVDGDMNLSIIMTASSTLLALFLMPLCLWIYSRHWINTAVVQLLPLGAVSLTLGSTLLPIGLGVLIRYRHPRAADLLVKISLWSLLVTLVILFILTGTMLGPDLLAHIPASVYAIAVLMPLAGYALGYGLATVFKMPPHCRRTVSLETGCQNVQLCTAILKLTFPPELIGGMYMFPLLYALFQSAEAGLFVLVYKMYGRDSYKQDTLGEEEDTDISYKKLKEEEVADTSYGTVTTEEHNSIQMEPTQTAL